The genomic stretch ATTAGGAGAGCTGGTTTTCAAAAGCCAACGCCAATTCAGTCTCAGGCATGGCCAGTAATTCTACAAGGAATAGATCTTATAGGGATTGCGCAAACTGGAACAGGCAAAACACTATCCTATTTAATGCCTgggtttatacatatacattctcaACCAGTAtccagaaagcaaaggaatggaCCTGGCATGCTAGTCCTTACACCCACTAGAGAATTAGCTCTGCAAGTAGAAGCTGAATGCTCTAAGTACTTATATAAAGGTCTTAAAAGTGTTTGTATATATGGTGGTGGaaacagaaaaggacaaatacaaGATGTTACCGAAGGTGTAGACATCATTATTGCAACACCTGGAAGACTGAATGATCtacaaatgaataattttgtCAACCTAAGAAGCATAACCTACTTGGTCTTGGATGAGGCAGATAAAATGCTGGATCTGGGGTTTGAACACCAAATAATGAAGATCTTATTAGATGTGCGCCCAGATAGACAGACTGTTATGACAAGCGCATCTTGGCCAGACTCTACCCGTAGATTGGCCCAGTCTTATTTGAAACAGCCTATGATTGTTTATGTTGGTACTCTGGATCTAGTTACTGTAAATACTGTGAAGCAAAACATAATTGTTACCACTGAAGAGGAAAAACGATCTCTGATGCAAGAATTCCTACAGAGTCTGTCACCCAAAGACAAAGTCATCGTGTTTGTCAGCAGAAAACTTGTGGCTGATGACTTGTCAAGTGATTTAAGTATTCGAGGAATACCTGTCCAGTCCCTGCATGGTGACAGGGAACAGAGTGATCGAGACCAAGCATTAGAGGACTTCAGAAGTGGGCGAGTGAAAATACTGATCGCTACCGATTTAGCAGCCAGAGGTCTTGATGTCAGTGATGTCACACACGTATATAATTACAATTTTCCACGCAATATTGAAGAATATGTACACCGAGTTGGACGCACTGGAAGAGCAGGGAAAACAGGTGAATCAATCACCCTTGTGACCCAACATGATTGGAAAATTGCCGATGAGTTGATTAAAATTCTCCAAAGAGCCAACCAGATTGTGCCACCCAAACTCCGATCAATGGCTGATCGGTTTAAGAAGCGTAAGCAAAACTAGGAGATAGGAAAAAGATCAAAGAAATCTCAGGAAAAATGCACTGAGTTTTATTAACATCCACACCTTGAAAAATTTCACCTACTAGAATATCTAAGAATTGGATTTATTAACATCTGCACCTTGAAAAATTGTACCTACAAGAATATCCAAGACTGAGTTTAATTGATGTTTCCACCTTGACAAGTTGAACCTAAGAGAAGATCCAAGATTGAATTTTACTGATGTCTCCCACCTTGAAAAGGTGTACCTACAAGAAGATCTAAGATCAAGTTTTATCATGTCTACAACTTGAAAAATTGTAGCTACCAGAAGATCCGAGATATGTTCAAGTTACGCAGTACTCAAGTTACCTAAGGAAGTATTGGGAACATACTGTCAGTTACAGGACATTTAGCTAATTCTTAAACCATACCACTAAACTTTCAATGTATGTTCCTTAATAAAATCAAAAGTGCGTTGAAAATGAGAGAGCGTTATGTGTTTGTTAAAGTCGGCTTTCTTTTATAGCCTGCCATGTCCAGCTGTGTCTTCTCAAAAAGACTTGGTAGACAATAACAATGGTGCTTTTCTTGCTTTAAAATAGTTGTACTGAATTGGAAACTAGTTTTCACCAAGCTTAACCcagtcaaaatattttatttgcccGCAGTGGTTGGTGACAGAATTCCTAAAACTATCTCCACTATCattctctacttttaaaaaattcattaggtACCAGGAACCaataagacaatttttccatggatgggcgacatgggggtggggatggtttggggatgattcaagcacattccATTTATTGTGCCCTTTATCTCTATTATTGCATCAGCCCCATCTCATATCATaaagcattagatcctggaggttgggggccCCTGATTTACAGGACAGCGCCAACAAAACAGAGGATTACTTGGTCCAAAACATCCATAGCACTGAGATGGACAATCCCTGAGACAgcataagcaaaataaaaccaaCCTCATAGTAACCAAGAAAGAACTTCAGGGGAAGAAATAgaggattttaaaattatatcatgcAGGTCGTACAGAATATGACCCTACAACTTTCCTATCCTTGGTATAGTCTGTATCAGTGGTTCTCCACCAAGGCCAACTTTGCCAGATGTGGTGGTCACAACTCAAGGGGAGGGCTGTTGTCATCTCTTGGGTAGAGGCCATTCATGCTGCTAAACATTTCAATGTGCAGGATAATCCCTCTAAAGAGAGAATTATCAGGTGAAAATGTCAGTAATGTCATAGTTAAAACTTGCGATAGCTTAAGCAAAGCATCTTCTGAGCGAAAGTCAATTGCAGAAAAACCAAGAAGGGACTTCAGCCAGGGAAACAAAAAAAGGATATATACTTTGCGTAAACTGTTCAatggcttctcaggtgacacagcttggtaaagaatccacgtgccaatgca from Bubalus bubalis isolate 160015118507 breed Murrah chromosome X, NDDB_SH_1, whole genome shotgun sequence encodes the following:
- the LOC102409854 gene encoding probable ATP-dependent RNA helicase DDX53 gives rise to the protein MKAKAKAAIETLVKKQERTYSSECSVDSHASQAFAERGWSRNNTTRATQPKDDTTKATQPRDYAAIVAQPGDNNAVRRAQPGDDVAREAQAEDDNTTRGAQPRETASRASQPRDKDADRDHAAREAQAKDTRMAQPRDYAAIVAQPGDNNAVRRAQPGDDVAREAQAEDDNTTRGAQPRETASRASQPRDKDADRDHAAREAQAKDTRMAQPRDYVAIVAQPRDDKPRAAQPKDVTARAAQPRIDWDQVKAGVVEWKKRKWADLPPIKKNVYIESQATHSLSEAQVEIWRKENFNITCDDLTEGEKRPIPKPTCTFEDAFQQYPEIMQSIRRAGFQKPTPIQSQAWPVILQGIDLIGIAQTGTGKTLSYLMPGFIHIHSQPVSRKQRNGPGMLVLTPTRELALQVEAECSKYLYKGLKSVCIYGGGNRKGQIQDVTEGVDIIIATPGRLNDLQMNNFVNLRSITYLVLDEADKMLDLGFEHQIMKILLDVRPDRQTVMTSASWPDSTRRLAQSYLKQPMIVYVGTLDLVTVNTVKQNIIVTTEEEKRSLMQEFLQSLSPKDKVIVFVSRKLVADDLSSDLSIRGIPVQSLHGDREQSDRDQALEDFRSGRVKILIATDLAARGLDVSDVTHVYNYNFPRNIEEYVHRVGRTGRAGKTGESITLVTQHDWKIADELIKILQRANQIVPPKLRSMADRFKKRKQN